GTATCTAACATGACAAACGACTTCGACTTCATCCATTTTAGTTATCTCCTTGGCAGAAAAATCTTATTTACGGATTTGTTACTAGGCCTTCGTGTCTCTCATAAGGCCATGGAATTTAACCTATGGCGAAAGATGGAGTTTCTGTTTGTCTGTCGTACAGGACAAGCTGACAATTCGACAAGTCTGACACGATAGAACGCAGAATGTAAAACACTGACACCGTAAGCATACGTGTCGAACCCGCACTATATGCCCtcagcaaaaaattattttaagttGAGCAAATTCTTCTTTTGCACTCGCAAAAAAGTCCATCAACCTCACtcgccaaaaatatttcatttttaattctttcatGCGCTTGCACACAACCGAAGAGTAGAATAATTCCAACAAACAGCATCGCTTTGTCTATCAAAATGTCGTGTCTTGCATGGAACATCTATTTAAAGAAACTCTGGTCATCGACTCTCATTCGAATTGTCAACATGATGCCGTCAAAAATTCCTACGTAACCCTGAACAATGCAACCGTCAACAATGCAACAACAATCCCCTACGAATTCTAAATCCCATCACCGCATTTATGCAATAATGCGGAAAAGCGCATCATATCGACAAAAATAGTCAGGCGATAAATGGTTTATCGATTTTGGTTTAACGCGttacaacaaattaaatttttatttccatatttGAACGCATTCCAACTGCATGCAGCGCCGTGCATAACAAATTAAcgacaataaaagaaaatatcgaaatcgCTACTCACACTTTCCGTTACAATCGATGACGACTGTTCCTCGATGGCTTCCTCATTGAGCGATTCatctaatttcaatttagctATCCGGCTCTGCATATCATCGTTTATTAATCTAAAACACAGAcaaagtctcgttttcattACGACACCAATCGAATACCGTAAATGCATCCCACCAACCTATTGACGTACGTCTGCAATTCGATTTCCTTGCAAATTCGTTTCTCTTCTTGTACCGTAAAGCGTTTCTTTCTAGCTAGTCGCAGTTGAGATGCAATGTCATCGCCGAAATTACGTCTTTGTTCTTTTGCTAGATCACAGGCTGGATACGCGGgatggaaaatgatttttgtgttttgtgttACGAATCAACTGTCAAAATCACAGGCGCAACCAACCTCTTTGTAAATGCTTAATCGCTTCATCGTAACATTCCAGTTCAAGAAGACTTTGACCCAAAAAGAAGTGTCCTTTCACTAATGTCTGGTCCAAGTCCAGTGCTTTGCGACAATCTTGACAGGCCAGATCCCAACGCTTCAACTTTAAATGGCAAAGTGCTCGATTTGTAAAATAGGTTGGTTTTGCTGGATTCTTTATCTGAAGAATGAAAAATGCAGCGCAAATAAATTCGACGTCAATCGATGGTGTAAAGTTCATGCAGTGGATTTTCGGATATACTCACAATGGCTTTTGTGTAACAGCCAATTGCATCATCGTACTTTCTCCTTGAAAACAGTTTGTTGCCTTCATCCTTTAAATCACTGTCACTGCACGAAAACAAacggaaaaaatcatttcttcaCAATAACCTGACACTGTCACAAAATCATATTTACCTTAGATTTGCCGTAGAATAGATATTGTTCTTGCTGCCCATTATTTTCACTGAATATCTTTTAGATTTTACAAGTACTTCCTTGATAAATTCACTTTTACCAATGCACGAACATTCTGGAATCTGATTCGCTAAGAAACGAATTTAGTGGATTCTGATCAGAAGACTGAAAAGCAGATGATTTCTACGATGATTTGGTTTTGGTAAATTTGGAgaccatcttgaaatttcatcgaagagttgacatttcgaaaatgaaatcatttgATGACGCTGTCTCCCTTCTTCTgttatatcaaaaaaatcggTATTCGAATAGAGAAGTGGTGAAAGCATAATCGAGGAGTATCTGCCGGTGACAAAAAGGTTAAATCAAATCAAGGATGGTTATGGTCTGACGTACCTAGAGAAAGGTGCAATTGAGGTGTCGGAATGGATAAAAGAGGCTTGTCGATCGAAAGTGTGTGACTTTCCTGGGAACTTGACTGTAGTGGAAACGGTAAAAGGAGAATCCGGAATGATCAAAAAGGATTTGAACAACAAACAGTGGAAACACTTAGCCGACAACATGATTGAGGAAGAATATAgagattttcacaaaatttacacGGATGCTTCGAAATTGGACAACGACAGAGTGGGGATAGGCATTACGGATTTGAGGAGAGTGAAGTCTTGGAAAAGACTGTCGGACTTATTCCAAATTACAAATGCCGAATTGGTGGCGATACTGAAAGCGGTGCTGAAGGAAATGGATCTAGAGAAAGGAGTGATTCTGACCGACTCACTCAATGGATGTGACTGGCTCAACCGAGACAATTACCTAGTACACTTGATCAGAGAAGGTAAAAGGATAGTTATACAATGGATCCCCAGTCACGTTGGAATCGAAGGAAATGAGGAAGCAGATGACTTTGCCAACAGGGGCGCTTGCCTCTCCACGATATCAGAGATGAAAATCACGTATTCTGACGTACTGAGCacgatcaaaaaaaaagcatTCGAAATATGGAATGAAGACTACAGATACTCTGCCACGCGTAAGGGACAGAAACATTTCGCAGTACAAGAGAAAGTGTTGAAGAGACCCTGGTTCCATGGTACGAATCTGAAAGGGATGGAAGTGAAAATCCCGTCGCGTCTTAGAACGTTCCATGGACTTTGCGGAGTTAAGAAATTTTGGTTCAAATTGGTAGAAAGTGAACTATGTGACAGGTGTCAAGTGCGGAACGATTTAGAACACATAATgatgaaatgtgaaaaatatgaACGGATTCGGACGAAGTACGATTTTAGTGAAAAGTTTGACAGTTTAGTCGATGTGCTCAAAGTGATTGAAGTGGAAAAGTACAGATCGCTGGTTATGTTACCGAGAAGCACAGTTAGATTTCTAATTGTCGTTGATTTCAAGATACGCCCTGGCTTGCATACGGCATAGGACTTCGCCACAAAAGCagagacaacaacaacaacaacaacatcactAGCTGCGTTTTCTGCGGTTGTAATGTCTTTCTGGTCTTGTTTAATTATTGTTGGTACAAATACTAAAGATTTAAAAGTGTCAACTGTCGATCCTCCACTTATTTCCACTTACACTTTTGCTGAAAGACTCGTTTTGACTTTGCCGCcaaccatttttcaaattcgaaTCCATCACTAAACGGACTCACAATTTTTGAAAGGAATGTGTCGATCAAAATTCGACAAAATATCGACATCACCGCGTGAGCACCACATTTGTTTGTTGATCGTAGACCGGATTCGTCGGAGCTGAAGtttattatcaatttttaataaaatatccTCAGTGAAGCTACACCAGCCGAGAGGTTTCATTCCACTttttaaaaaccgaaaatttttgatacaTCAAAATGGTGAGTACACAGAAATGGTCAAGAATGAAATTGTATCAAAAGCCTTGGAATGTCCCTATGGTTAATCCTGTTCAATCAAACTATGATAAAATCGGATTTAATTGTTAATCATTCCGTACCAGTTCAGTTTCATTCGTGAATCAATATTTGTTGAAGTAGCTCCAGATCAAACGAAATTTATGGTCAAACGTTTCACCAACCTAACCTCACCTTTCTTCATTTACAGACAGAAGAAGTAAATCCGAAGGCATATCCACTCGCCGATCCCACATTGACAACCAAAATAATGAACCTGCTGCAGCAAGCCCTTAACTACAAGCAGCTGCGTAAAGGCGCCAATGAAGCAACCAAAACCCTCAACCGCAGTTTGTCCGAATTTATCGTTATGGCTGCGGATGCCGAACCTCTCGAAATTCTGCTACATTTACCTCTGCTATGCGAAGACAAAAATGTTCCGTACGTCTTCGTGCGATCCAAACAGGCACTAGGCCGTGCTTGTGGAGTGTCACGACCAATCGTTGCATGCTCGGTTACTGTCAACGAAGGATCACAACTGAAAAGTCAAATTACGACCATTCAACAGGAAATCGAGAAGTTGTTGGTGTAGATGTAAGAATTGGGTTTGACTGAAacctttttattattttttaaaaaattgtaagaGTATTTTACAATGGAAATGTTCatcattttgaataaaactgCTTAAAAGTTCGGAGTGCATTGCTTTCTAATTGTTGACGCTCGGTTCTGTGGATTGTCAGTAGCTGGGGAATATTTGGATGTTTCGGAGATGACGAGAATCAAGGCTGATGAACGCAGTCACATTTTTCGAATATGTCTGAAGCTAAAGCAGCCGGTTGgtctttaaatttaatgaaagtaGTGGTACTTGACTTCAGGCCCGCACTGGTTACCAAAAGGCGCTCCTGTTAAATGTAGGAGAAGACGCTTAGAGTGAAGCTCTTTTGAAGGGCGACAATAtagcaaattcattaaaattatttaaggCGCACCTGTGTTTTTCCAAGTAGCCTGTGTGGGCCCGCCCGATCTAATGGCTGTaatcatttttagccccgtacgaagtacaaaggggcttataggattacgatgccgtgtgtaattgatggaattcgaagcagacggtaagggcaaagtgtttgcctatgttcatagataactaatccggaataaaaattttgtctgtccgtctgtccgtcacgtcgatatcttgagtaaatcaaatccgatttcaaaattttttttccctgaaagatagtcaaaatagtgaggctaagttcgaagatgggcatatttgggtcggcccttcgtgagttagggccgcctaagtgctttaaggtcttttggggatatttacggcaaaaaaacgatggaaatgcaaatgaaacggcaaaagataggtattgtcaataccaatccaggaaaaaaaagtttattaaaatcgggtgaatggaccgtgagttagggccttagaaatgaaaggctactcggccctaagtgtattttgcatataactcgagtaaatttcatccttttttcgtaatttttgtttcatttgaaaggtaatcgaagcccgaatataatgtggcgaaaaacgttttaaatttgggtccttggactgaggccgctcctcggccctaagtgtattttgcgaatagatcgagtaaatctcatccaattttgctagtttttgtcttatatgaaaggtaattgaacaccgaatagaatgtggtgagaaaaatgtttgaaatttgggtccttggactgaggccgctcctcggccctaagtgtattttgcatataactcgagtaaatttgatccgattttcctaaattttctttcatttgaaaggtaatcgaacaccgaatagaatgttgttgaaaaaaaataattaaatttgggtccttggattaaggccgctactcggccctaagtgtatttcgcatataactcaagtaaatttcatccctttttcctcatttttgtttcatttaaaatgtaattgaacacagaatagaatgttgtggaaaaaaatttaaaatttgggtccttggactaaggccgctccacggccctaagtgtgttttgcatataactcgagtaaattttatccgattttcctaatttatttttcatttgaaaggtaatcgaacaccgaatagaatgttgttgaaaaaaatcaaaatttgggtcgttggactaagcccgctactcggccctaagtgtattttgcatacaactcgagtaaatttcatccgattttcctaatttttgtttcatttggaaggtaatcgaaggccgaatagaatactgttggaaaaaaaataaatttgggtcgttggtCTAAGGCCGTAACTTggccttaggcctctcaataaattaaaattttaggtcaacttgaaatttgtgttacatttgaaaggaacgtcgtacggggcttcgtaattgcgctatgcgcaatttctaagatgtacacatttcataataatttgacttcaactacgtttacgggtgcaataggtctacggtcaaagtagggtgacagacgcactagggtcacgtacgcaatagatatacgggttcgtacggggctcagtcgcagcaaacgctccgactgttctgatggctcgtttaagTGCACATTTTCCTCTCATGATCTCTTTAATGTACACGGTCTCTCACATCGGTACGATTATGATGCAGTCTGAAGTCGCGTTTGAGAATACTTTCACCAAATTAACGAGCATTTTCTGTCGAtgtaacaaatttcaaatattctgCCACTCTTAtttgacacattttgacagctgtcagCGCTCCAGATTGTTATGTTTTGCTCTcagcaagtgattttttgtacGACGATTTCACGGTTGTGTAAGCCGGa
The DNA window shown above is from Bradysia coprophila strain Holo2 chromosome IV unlocalized genomic scaffold, BU_Bcop_v1 contig_84, whole genome shotgun sequence and carries:
- the LOC119072766 gene encoding NHP2-like protein 1 homolog, translating into MTEEVNPKAYPLADPTLTTKIMNLLQQALNYKQLRKGANEATKTLNRSLSEFIVMAADAEPLEILLHLPLLCEDKNVPYVFVRSKQALGRACGVSRPIVACSVTVNEGSQLKSQITTIQQEIEKLLV
- the LOC119072761 gene encoding E3 ubiquitin-protein ligase CHIP — protein: MGSKNNIYSTANLSDSDLKDEGNKLFSRRKYDDAIGCYTKAIIKNPAKPTYFTNRALCHLKLKRWDLACQDCRKALDLDQTLVKGHFFLGQSLLELECYDEAIKHLQRACDLAKEQRRNFGDDIASQLRLARKKRFTVQEEKRICKEIELQTYVNRLINDDMQSRIAKLKLDESLNEEAIEEQSSSIVTESENHITELNNMFAKIDDNRRKRDVPDYLCGKISFEILQDPVITPSGITYERKDIEEHLQRVGHFDPVTRVQLTQDQLIPNFSMKEVVDAFLQENEWALDY